A genomic segment from Salvia splendens isolate huo1 chromosome 13, SspV2, whole genome shotgun sequence encodes:
- the LOC121761033 gene encoding galactose mutarotase-like: MAKAALFFCVMMIAFSLSNVCEAATEIGVYQLRRGDFSVNITNYGATVISVVVPDRNGKLDDIVLGFGSVDGYKNDTTYFGALVGRVANRISGAQFTLNGVVYKLPDNDNGNTLHGGKIGFSDVVWTVQEHIENSHITLTYNSHDGEQGFPGEVSVMVTYLFVGSNKLAIKMEAKPLNKPTPINLASHTYWNLGGHANGNILSHKIQLLASKITPVDDKLIPTGAISSVKGTPYDFLQHREIGSRLDELAGGYDINYVLDREGAGRHLTKAAVVLDEGSGRKMELWTNQIGVQFYTSNMLGDTVGKNGVVYRRYSGLCLETQGYPDSVNQPNFPSQIVNVGESYLHVMVYRFTAS; this comes from the exons ATGGCTAAAGCAGCTTTGTTTTTTTGCGTGATGATGATCGCGTTCTCGCTAAGCAATGTTTGTGAAGCTGCTACAGAAATCGGTGTGTATCAACTGCGGAGAGGCGATTTCTCTGTCAACATCACTAACTATGGCGCCACCGTCATCTCCGTCGTGGTTCCCGATCGGAATG GCAAGTTGGATGACATAGTTCTCGGTTTTGGATCCGTAGACGGTTACAAG AATGATACAACCTACTTTGGTGCCCTTGTCGGCCGCGTTGCTAATAGAATCTCAGGCGCGCAATTCACCCTCAACGGCGTAGTCTACAAACTGCCAGATAACGACAATGGAAACACTCTCCATG GTGGTAAGATAGGATTCAGTGATGTGGTGTGGACAGTCCAAGAACACATAGAGAACAGCCACATAACTCTAACTTACAACAGCCACGACGGTGAACAAG GATTTCCTGGTGAAGTATCTGTAATGGTGACATACCTCTTCGTAGGATCAAACAAGCTCGCGATAAAGATGGAAGCCAAGCCACTCAACAAGCCAACCCCAATCAATCTAGCCTCCCACACATACTGGAATCTCGGTGGCCATGCAAATGGCAACATCCTGTCTCACAAGATCCAGCTCCTCGCTTCCAAGATCACACCCGTGGATGACAAACTCATCCCAACGGGCGCAATCTCCTCTGTCAAGGGGACGCCCTACGACTTCCTCCAGCATCGGGAGATAGGGAGCAGGTTGGATGAGTTGGCCGGAGGGTATGACATCAACTATGTCTTGGACAGGGAAGGGGCAGGGAGGCATCTAACGAAGGCGGCTGTCGTGCTCGATGAGGGGTCGGGGAGGAAGATGGAGCTGTGGACTAATCAGATTGGGGTGCAGTTTTATACAAGTAATATGTTGGGTGATACTGTGGGGAAAAATGGGGTTGTTTATAGAAGGTATAGTGGATTGTGCTTGGAGACTCAAGGGTATCCTGATTCTGTTAATCAGCCTAATTTTCCTTCACAGATTGTGAATGTGGGGGAGAGTTATTTGCATGTTATGGTTTATAGGTTTACAGCTAGTTaa
- the LOC121760828 gene encoding auxin-responsive protein SAUR32-like, translating into MPHIHFHHHHGRRSIPKGYLAMMVGQGGEQQRFVMPVMYVNHPLFTQLLKASEEYVFLSERSDQHPLPDRQGDGRAPRLHHHHHQFLCFKA; encoded by the coding sequence ATGCCGCACATTCACTTCCACCACCACCACGGGCGGCGGAGCATTCCGAAGGGGTATCTGGCGATGATGGTGGGGCAGGGCGGCGAGCAGCAGCGGTTTGTGATGCCGGTGATGTACGTGAACCACCCACTGTTCACGCAGCTGCTCAAGGCGTCGGAGGAGTACGTTTTTTTATCAGAAAGGTCCGATCAACATCCCCTGCCTGATCGACAAGGAGACGGCAGAGCACCACGGctccatcaccaccaccaccagttTTTGTGCTTCAAGGCGTGA